The Candidatus Thermokryptus mobilis nucleotide sequence TGCAATGAGCAAAGAAGCAGCAAAAATTGTCGCTGACAGAATAAGAAGAAAGCCAAACCTTGTCCTTGGGCTCGCAACAGGTAGCACACCACTTGGACTTTACAAGGAACTTATTAGAATGCATCGCGAAGAGGGACTTGATTTCTCAAAGGTGGTCACATTCAACCTTGATGAGTATGTCGGTTTACCGCCTGAACACGACCAGAGTTATCACTACTTTATGTGGGAAAATTTCTTCAAACATATCAACATCAACCCTGCAAATGTCCATATTCCACAAGGGATGTTCGGCGATTTAAAAATAAGCCCGTATGAAACGGACCCAAAAGTTGAGGCTTATTGCCAATGGTATGAGGAACAGATAAAGAAGTTTGGAGGAATTGACTTGCAAATCCTTGGTATCGGAGCAAATGGACATATCGCTTTCAACGAACCAGGTTCATCGCTTGGTTCAAGAACAAGGATAAAAACATTGACTGAAAAAACAAGGCAGGACAACTCAAGATTCTTCAAAAGCATTGACGAAGTTCCAAAGTATGCTATTACCATGGGGATTGGAACAATTATGGAAGCAAAAGAGGTAATACTTCTTGCAAATGGTGAAAACAAAGCCGATGCTGTAAAAGCAGCGGT carries:
- the nagB gene encoding glucosamine-6-phosphate deaminase, with product MLVIVKEDYDAMSKEAAKIVADRIRRKPNLVLGLATGSTPLGLYKELIRMHREEGLDFSKVVTFNLDEYVGLPPEHDQSYHYFMWENFFKHININPANVHIPQGMFGDLKISPYETDPKVEAYCQWYEEQIKKFGGIDLQILGIGANGHIAFNEPGSSLGSRTRIKTLTEKTRQDNSRFFKSIDEVPKYAITMGIGTIMEAKEVILLANGENKADAVKAAVEGPITAMCPASMLQMHRKAIIILDKKAASKLSAEFIYYG